In a single window of the Gossypium hirsutum isolate 1008001.06 chromosome A13, Gossypium_hirsutum_v2.1, whole genome shotgun sequence genome:
- the LOC107952140 gene encoding BTB/POZ domain-containing protein At1g63850, translating into MIPNSYRKRQRVPHRHTSATRLSSTATVVNSFSDKTVSESSQKLHRTSSAASTITTSPNAVTSSFNDPYTADVLLRLFVDLSPFDSDAPSDSSRQSDIQIYLHSAVIRRAKYFAAILSDCWQHRTNADAKSNNGAEGSRSNDNNNNLVHLNLAVVDDPNSISIHLTVLQLLYTSDFATVIDSASTALEILPVALELLFEDCVKSCLRFLEAVPWSEEEEKRVLSLIPFLREEESKELLARLSPGKEDSCEEMLHGLILAAIHNHPNMAFVKAFVAKLLRDFSSRESARRVLERAFETSLKVVKESLEEYTSPDFRGDHNETEAIQRLNLHTAMTNGRHLLWLVERMIELRVADSAVVEWSEQASFTADLQRAFRDDAWRNIVPGLPAVVLRCTCKLANAVAAGTILAARQVRMKLVKDWLPVLLVCKDNVSPMLPSHKPLHLELEETFLRIISTLPMSDAQVLLQQCLSFSTRNVEDCPHLITAFNTWFRRATRPPQLENLD; encoded by the exons ATGATACCAAACAGCTATCGAAAGCGTCAGCGCGTGCCTCACCGCCACACCTCTGCCACGCGCCTCTCCTCCACCGCCACTGTTGTCAATTCTTTTTCCGACAAAACGGTCTCCGAATCCTCCCAAAAGCTCCACCGCACCTCCTCCGCCGCATCCACCATCACTACCTCTCCCAATGCCGTTACTTCCTCCTTCAATGATCCCTACACCGCTGACGTCTTACTCCGCCTCTTCGTTGATCTTTCCCCATTCGATTCCGACGCCCCATCCGACTCTTCCCGCCAATCAGACATCCAGATCTATCTCCACTCCGCCGTCATCCGCCGCGCCAAATATTTCGCGGCGATTTTATCCGACTGTTGGCAACACCGAACGAACGCTGACGCCAAGAGCAACAATGGCGCCGAAGGTTCCAGGAGCAATGATAACAATAATAACCTAGTTCATTTAAACCTTGCCGTTGTCGATGATCCGAACTCTATATCCATCCATTTAACCGTCCTCCAACTGCTTTACACGAGCGATTTCGCGACCGTCATCGACTCAGCTTCCACCGCACTCGAGATCCTCCCCGTGGCTCTCGAATTACTCTTCGAGGATTGCGTGAAATCATGCTTGAGATTCCTGGAAGCCGTGCCGTGGAGCGAGGAGGAGGAGAAGAGAGTGCTGAGTTTGATCCCCTTCTTACGCGAGGAAGAATCGAAGGAACTTCTCGCCAGGCTTTCGCCGGGGAAAGAAGATTCTTGCGAAGAAATGTTGCACGGCTTGATTTTAGCGGCGATTCATAACCATCCTAATATGGCGTTCGTTAAAGCGTTTGTGGCTAAGCTTCTGAGGGATTTTTCGTCGCGGGAATCGGCGAGGAGGGTTTTGGAGAGGGCCTTCGAGACGAGCTTGAAGGTTGTGAAGGAGAGTTTGGAGGAGTATACGAGCCCTGATTTTAGAGGGGATCATAATGAGACGGAGGCGATCCagaggttgaatttgcatacGGCTATGACTAATGGGAGGCATTTGTTGTGGTTGGTTGAGAGGATGATTGAGTTGAGGGTGGCGGATTCAGCTGTGGTTGAATGGAGTGAGCAGGCTTCATTTACGGCGGATTTGCAAAGAGCGTTTAGGGATGATGCTTGGAGGAATATTGTTCCGGGACTCCCTGCTGTCGTCCTCCGGTGTACTTGTAAGCTTGCCAATGCTGTTGCTGCTGGAACAATATTGGCTGCTAGACAG GTTAGAATGAAGCTTGTGAAAGATTGGCTTCCTGTTCTGCTTGTGTGCAAAGACAATGTGTCACCTATGCTACCCAGCCATAAACCACTGCACCTGGAATTGGAGGAAACGTTCTTGAGAATCATCTCAACGCTGCCGATGTCAGATGCACAAGTATTGTTGCAACAATGTCTCAGCTTCTCAACCCGAAATGTTGAAGATTGCCCCCACTTAATCACAGCTTTCAATACATGGTTTCGCAGAGCAACTCGACCTCCTCAACTCGAAAATCTTGATTAA